The following coding sequences are from one Musa acuminata AAA Group cultivar baxijiao chromosome BXJ2-4, Cavendish_Baxijiao_AAA, whole genome shotgun sequence window:
- the LOC103982162 gene encoding formin-like protein 5 isoform X3, whose translation MALFRRLFYRKPPDRLLEITERVYVFDCCFSSDIMEEDDYRKYMDDIVTQLHEHFPDASFLVINFKGEVESKISDILAQYGITVRGYPRHYEGCPVLPLEIIHHFLRLCENWLTLERQQNVLLMHCERGGWPILAFMLASLLLYRKHYSGEQRTLEMVYKQAPKELLQILCPLNPQSSHLRYLQYITRIGSETWPPQDTPFTLDCLILRVIPNIDGEGGCRPIVRVYGQDPLFPADRSSKVLFSTAKTKKHVQHFRQAEDAPIKLNVRCCVQGDLVLECINVDEYLEDEELMFRVMFNTAFIQSHILLLNPEDIDIPWEAEDRFSKDFKAEVLFSEFDAESDTSTGTGATDEVEMEVGSTEEFFEAEEIFSSPDWHDGQKDLDIQTAVFSNTLETFSPRSEMSNPEADGRSQLESFYSEQVTLVDEETLVLDLLTGVSMDLDHADHENNPGVKALNTLDDMFNEAKSTTLAGEESTSDNSKQDTTDNISLAVEEITSSASSSFEQDRVWQRAILTSDHVAHELGVSFLADDQMSSRSVRDSIEDTGNNSDEVRCKVEMCDVTNNTRNFATENRTDSGLAYQRLDSDIEVQNSEKLKHHMSNEALTVDIGQSPFSVLYKEKDEKPEPLGNSIELLNKRTISQSFHPSRGIDAILVDASSQPEIQFAGKTVSTSRVTATSMTITGSSPSEPLSPPSTEALLEASSTPCTGPLFVSIQPSNSPTLSVASPLSSTPPPPPLPPPPSSPHIYSRIRRKVPPHPSLLASYGALSFALSRPLQIHDVFQNPDQHLGPQMICDSVAISATSSSHLPHQPPSMQLDSLSLPPLLPSQGQSLPSPHHLSHSSPPTAIIPSSNYPLELSPPLASSTLFPPSPHSSNTIYDPSHLSSTEPESGLNKISDPSPPTSLPSSSPPGQNVDIFISPLSNLSTKKDPFDPPPVAASPPPNTIWHNIPMFANITLSDPPFTHGGPSPTCSLHDESKEVLAASQDFASYSCSLQLSPSKAICKGVPPPSPPPPPHPTTPPRPQHPPPPPPPLGLPEPHTRATPLTLSPPPPPTNSHRAHIRVPPPPPPPLFPPTLRDLPKGHIRSPSSSYLEVDKSSLILPTSLPPQADEHGIAPNPKPFTIVHETTTPATSSPMEHIMSPPPPQGASLPLPLIGENGKAPPPPSFLENFGQSPPPPSLPGSYERPPPPPPPPPPLRCCGGASLPPLLGDTGEAPSSLSFVGAFEKAQSPPPHPKDHMQDPPPEPPPPPPPPGGGLFAPSPLLLHLKGGQGGISIPLLSAPHLGGHHVGVPIPPPPPPLRDVISPPLLSHHRVVSAPLSTREGVSTDSSSPMVQRGVSAPPPSSSPSGGVSCPPPPPPLPTPPPSDVFISPSQPPSRVVSISPLSSPPFGVVHAHPPPPPPTPPPLAPPPPHSIPPPIDVFISPPQPPSRFVSIPLLSPSTGVVHAHPPPLSPLPPLSGVVVAHPPPPPPLPPPFRVLVAHVPPPPPLSPPFGVIVAHPPPPSPPTPPPPPLPPPPPPLPSFGVVSPPSPWPPLGGAMSTPPLPPPPPKGVVFAPPMSPPSRASVSTPPLPPLGSVSTPPPSLPPLRGDVSTPPPPSPSLGANVCTPPPPPPSPPPSPSPGANVSTPPPPPPPPPPPPPQSPSLGANVCYPPPPPPPPPPPPSPSLGANVCYPPPPPPPPPPPPSPSPGANVSIPPPPPPPPPPLSPSEGGVFGPPTTPPPRGGVFAPPPPPPPIGGGVFAPPPPLPPLGEGVVASPPPPPPPGGGVVTPPPPPPPAGGGVVAPPPPPPPLGGGVFVQPPPPPPTPGGGVFVTPPPPPPPGGGVFAPPPLPPPGGGGQAPPPPPPGGVFAPPPPPLPGGCGQAPPPPPPPGGAVSTPPPPPRAPGAPPPPRAPGAPPPPGAPGAPPPPQAGIRGLPPNSMAGGRGNMLARPGGPGMSAARRSPFKPLHWVKVSRAMQGSLWAELQKHADAHSTSEFDVSELESLFSAVVPKSKDSSKSDGRQKSAGSKSDKVHLIELRRANNTEIMLTKIKMPLSDMMSAVLALDDSLLDADQVENLIKFCPTKEEMELLKGYSGNKENLGKCEQFFLELMKVPRVESKLRVFAFKIQFNSQVRGSEKLKEIMKKILHLGNTLNQGTARGSAVGFRLDSLLKLSDTRATNNRMTLMHYLCKFQVLAEKSAHLLDFHEDLVSLEAASKIQLKSMAEEQQAIVKGLEKVELELTASESDGPVSEIFCKTLKEFTAVSGAEVRSLTSLYNAVGKYADSLAMYFGEDPARCPFEQVVSTLLNFVRIFRKAHDENRKQAELEKKKAQKEAETEKSKEANIAKNVSR comes from the exons ATGGCGCTCTTCAGGAGGCTCTTCTACCGGAAGCCGCCCGATCGGCTTCTGGAAATTACCGAGAGGGTCTACG TGTTCGATTGTTGCTTTTCTTCGGATATTATGGAAGAAGATGATTACAGGAAGTACATGGATGACATTGTTACTCAACTTCATGAGCATTTCCCTGATGCTTCATTTTTGGTAATCAACTTCAAGGGTGAAGTCGAGAGCAAAATTTCAGATATCTTGGCCCAATATGGCATCACTGTCAGGGGGTACCCTCGCCATTATGAAGGGTGTCCAGTGCTTCCTTTGGAGATAATTCACCACTTCTTGAGGTTATGTGAGAACTGGCTAACTTTGGAAAGGCAGCAAAATGTCTTGCTAATGCATTGTGAGAGAGGAGGATGGCCTATTCTTGCATTTATGCTTGCAAGTCTTCTGCTTTACAGGAAACATTACAGCGGGGAACAAAGGACTCTGGAAATGGTGTATAAGCAGGCTCCGAAGGAGCTCCTTCAGATTTTGTGTCCATTGAACCCACAATCTTCGCATCTTAGATATCTCCAATACATAACTAGAATAGGCAGTGAGACATGGCCTCCGCAGGATACTCCTTTCACATTGGATTGCCTAATTCTGAGAGTTATTCCGAATATTGATGGAGAAGGGGGTTGCAGGCCTATAGTACGTGTCTATGGTCAAGACCCTCTGTTCCCAGCTGACAGGAGTTCTAAGGTTCTTTTCTCGACAGCAAAGACAAAGAAACATGTTCAGCATTTCAGACAG GCCGAGGATGCACCAATAAAATTAAATGTCCGCTGCTGTGTTCAAGGTGATCTGGTCCTTGAATGCATCAATGTGGATGAGTATCTGGAAGATGAGGAGCTAATGTTCAGGGTAATGTTCAACACGGCCTTTATACAGTCTCATATTTTGCTGTTGAATCCTGAGGATATAGACATTCCTTGGGAAGCTGAAGACCGCTTCTCGAAGGACTTCAAAGCAGAG GTACTCTTTTCAGAGTTTGATGCTGAGTCTGATACTTCCACGGGAACGGGAGCAACGGATGAGGTTGAGATGGAAGTTGGCTCAACAGAGGAGTTCTTCGAGGCAGAAGAGATCTTCAGCAGCCCTGACTGGCATGATGGACAGAAGGATCTCGATATTCAGACAGCTGTATTTTCAAACACACTAGAAACTTTCAGTCCAAGATCTGAAATGTCAAATCCTGAAGCTGATGGACGGAGCCAGTTAGAATCTTTTTATTCTGAACAAGTGACTCTTGTGGATGAAGAAACTCTGGTTCTAGATTTACTTACAGGGGTAAGCATGGACTTAGACCATGCTGATCATGAAAATAACCCTGGTGTAAAGGCATTGAACACTCTGGATGATATGTTTAATGAAGCAAAGAGCACGACTTTGGCAGGTGAAGAGAGTACATCAGACAACTCCAAACAGGATACTACTGACAACATTAGTCTAGCAGTTGAAGAGATAACCTCATCAGCAAGTAGCAGTTTTGAACAGGATAGAGTATGGCAAAGGGCAATATTGACTTCAGATCATGTGGCTCATGAATTAGGGGTCTCATTTTTGGCAGATGACCAAATGAGCAGCCGAAGTGTTAGAGATTCCATAGAGGATACAGGGAATAATTCAGATGAAGTTAGGTGCAAAGTAGAAATGTGTGATGTCACAAATAATACAAGAAACTTTGCCACTGAAAATAGGACAGATTCTGGGTTAGCATATCAGAGGTTGGATTCTGATATTGAAGTCCAGAATTCTGAGAAGCTCAAGCATCATATGTCAAATGAAGCACTTACAGTCGACATTGGACAATCTCCTTTCTCAGTTTTATACAAAGAGAAGGATGAAAAGCCGGAGCCATTAGGCAATTCCATAGAATTATTAAACAAAAGGACAATATCTCAGTCATTCCATCCAAGCCGAGGCATCGATGCAATTTTGGTGGATGCATCATCTCAACCTGAAATTCAATTTGCAGGAAAAACTGTAAGTACATCCAGAGTTACTGCTACAAGTATGACAATAACCGGTTCGTCTCCATCAGAACCATTGTCACCACCTTCAACTGAGGCACTTCTTGAGGCATCATCTACTCCATGTACAggtcctctttttgtttcaataCAACCATCCAACTCACCCACTCTTTCGGTTGCTTCACCTCTTTCATccacacctccacctccacctctgcCTCCACCTCCATCTTCACCACATATATATTCACGAATTAGGAGAAAAGTCCCTCCCCATCCATCATTGCTTGCCTCCTATGGAGCCTTGTCATTTGCTCTATCTCGACCTTTACAAATACATGATGTATTCCAAAATCCTGACCAACATCTTGGTCCTCAAATGATATGTGATTCTGTTGCCATAAGTGCTACTTCATCTTCACATTTACCTCACCAACCTCCATCCATGCAACTAGACTCTTTGTCGTTGCCTCCTTTGTTACCTTCTCAAGGCCAATCACTCCCTTCACCTCATCATCTGTCTCATTCATCGCCACCTACAGCTATAATACCATCCTCCAACTATCCCCTAGAACTTTCCCCTCCCCTTGCTTCAAGTACTCTTTTTCCACCATCCCCTCATTCTAGTAACACCATATATGACCCTTCACATCTCTCATCAACAGAGCCTGAAAGTGGATTAAACAAAATCTCTGATCCTTCTCCCCCTACCTCACTTCCTTCCTCATCTCCTCCTGGACAAAATGTTGACATATTCATTTCTCCTCTGTCAAATTTATCCACAAAAAAGGATCCATTTGATCCACCACCAGTAGCTGCTTCACCACCACCAAATACAATTTGGCATAACATACCAATGTTTGCTAACATTACACTGTCTGATCCACCTTTTACTCATGGAGGTCCCTCACCAACATGTTCACTCCATGATGAAAGCAAGGAAGTTCTAGCAGCATCACAAGATTTTGCATCATATTCATGTTCTCTACAACTATCACCATCTAAGGCTATATGTAAAGGCGTTCCAcctccatctccacctcctccCCCTCATCCGACAACTCCACCTAGACCTCAGCAtccacctcctccaccacctccattAGGCCTCCCTGAACCACATACAAGAGCAACACCTCTAACTTTATCCCCACCTCCACCTCCAACAAATTCCCACAGAGCACATATAAGagttcctcctccacctccacctcctttGTTCCCTCCAACTCTAAGAGATCTCCCTAAAGGACATATAAGATCTCCATCATCCTCTTATCTGGAAGTTGACAAAAGCTCATTGATTTTACCAACATCTCTACCTCCTCAAGCAGATGAACATGGAATTGCTCCAAATCCAAAACCATTCACTATAGTACATGAAACAACCACACCTGCAACCTCTTCTCCCATGGAACATATAATGTCTCCTCCACCACCTCAGGGAGCCTCACTTCCATTGCCATTAATTGGAGAAAATGGGAAGGCTCCACCGCCACCatcttttcttgaaaattttgggcAATCTCCACCTCCACCATCTCTTCCTGGAAGTTATGAACGACCTCCACCTCCGCCACCTCCACCACCTCCCCTTCGATGTTGTGGAGGAGCATCTTTGCCACCTTTACTTGGAGATACTGGCGAAGCACCATCTTCACTATCATTCGTTGGAGCATTCGAGAAAGCTCAAAGCCCACCACCTCACCCAAAAGATCATATGCAAGATCCACCTCCAGAACCACCCCCTCCACCGCCTCCCCCAGGAGGAGGTCTATTTGCTCCTTCACCTCTATTGCTTCACCTTAAAGGAGGTCAGGGAGGCATATCCATTCCTCTACTTTCGGCACCTCATCTTGGAGGACACCATGTAGGTGTACCTATTCCACCTCCACCACCTCCCCTTAGAGATGTCATCTCTCCACCTTTACTATCACACCATAGAGTTGTATCTGCTCCTCTATCTACCCGCGAAGGTGTATCAACTGATTCGTCTTCTCCCATGGTGCAGAGAGGTGTATCAGCTCCTCCACCTTCGTCGTCTCCCTCTGGAGGTGTATCTTGTCCTCCACCTCCACCCCCACTTCCAACTCCACCTCCTAGTGATGTATTCATTTCACCTTCACAGCCTCCTTCTAGAGTTGTATCTATTTCTCCACTATCGTCGCCTCCCTTCGGAGTTGTACATGCTCATCCTCCGCCCCCTCCACCCACTCCACCGCCTTTGGCCCCACCTCCACCACATTCAATCCCACCTCCTATTGATGTATTTATTTCACCTCCGCAGCCCCCTTCTCGATTTGTATCTATTCCATTGCTGTCGCCTTCCACTGGAGTTGTACATGCTCATCCTCCACCACTTTCACCTCTACCGCCTCTATCTGGAGTTGTAGTTGCTcatcctccaccacctccacctcTGCCGCCTCCCTTCAGAGTTCTAGTTGCTCATGTTCCACCACCGCCACCTCTATCGCCTCCCTTTGGAGTTATAGTTGCTCATCCTCCACCACCTTCACCTCCAACTCCACCACCTCCACCtctacctccacctccacctccattgCCATCCTTTGGAGTTGTATCTCCTCCTTCACCGTGGCCTCCCCTTGGAGGAGCCATGTCTACTCCTCCGTTGCCACCGCCTCCTCCTAAAGGAGTTGTGTTTGCTCCTCCTATGTCGCCTCCCTCTAGAGCAAGTGTATCCACTCCTCCGCTGCCTCCCCTTGGAAGTGTATCCACTCCTCCACCTTCACTGCCTCCTCTCAGAGGAGATGTATCTACACCTCCACCTCCATCGCCTTCCCTTGGAGCAAATGTATGTacccctccacctccacctccatctCCACCTCCATCGCCTTCCCCTGGAGCAAATGTATCTacccctccacctccacctccacctccgcctccacctccacctcaatCGCCTTCCCTTGGAGCAAATGTATGTtaccctccacctccacctccacctccgcctCCACCTCCATCGCCTTCCCTTGGAGCAAATGTATGTtaccctccacctccacctccacctccacctccacctccatcgCCTTCCCCTGGAGCAAATGTATCTatccctccacctccacctccacctccgccACCATTGTCTCCTTCTGAAGGAGGTGTATTTGGTCCACCTACAACACCTCCTCCTAGAGGAGGTGTATTCGCACCACCACCTCCACCGCCTCCCATTGGAGGAGGTGTATTTGCACCACCCCCTCCACTGCCTCCCCTTGGAGAAGGTGTAGTCGCATCGCCACCTCCACCGCCTCCCCCTGGAGGAGGTGTAGTCACACCGCCACCTCCACCGCCTCCCGCTGGAGGAGGTGTAGTCGCGCCGCCACCTCCACCGCCTCCCCTTGGAGGGGGCGTATTTGTGcaaccaccacctcctccgcctACCCCCGGAGGAGGTGTATTCGTGACACCACCTCCACCGCCTCCCCCTGGAGGAGGTGTATTTGCTCCACCTCCACTTCCTCCCCCCGGAGGAGGTGGGCAagctccaccaccacctcccccTGGAGGTGTATTTGCTCCACCTCCGCCACCTCTCCCCGGAGGCTGTGGCCAAGCTCCACCTCCTCCACCTCCCCCTGGAGGAGCTGTGTCTACTCCTCCACCTCCACCCAGGGCTCCTGGTGCTCCACCCCCACCAAGGGCTCCAGGTGCTCCACCTCCACCTGGGGCTCCAGGTGCTCCTCCGCCTCCTCAAGCTGGCATAAGAGGCTTACCTCCAAATTCCATGGCTGGGGGAAGGGGAAACATGCTTGCACGTCCTGGAGGACCAGGTATGTCAGCAGCCCGAAGGTCACCATTTAAGCCATTGCATTGGGTGAAAGTATCAAGAGCCATGCAAGGAAGCTTATGGGCCGAGTTACAGAAACATGCTGATGCTCACAG CACTTCAGAATTTGATGTGTCAGAACTTGAAAGTCTCTTCTCTGCAGTAGTTCCAAAGTCAAAGGATAGCTCAAAATCTGACGGCCGACAAAAATCTGCTGGATCTAAATCTGATAAAGTTCACCTG ATCGAACTAAGGCGAGCCAATAATACTGAAATCATGCTGACAAAAATCAAGATGCCACTGTCTGATATGATG AGTGCTGTTCTTGCGTTGGACGATTCACTTCTTGATGCTGATCAAGTAGAAAACTTGATAAAGTTTTGTCCCACCAAAGAGGAAATGGAACTTCTTAAG GGCTACAGTGGCAACAAGGAAAACCTTGGGAAATGTGAGCAG TTCTTTTTGGAGTTGATGAAAGTACCACGGGTTGAATCCAAACTACGGGTATTTGCATTCAAGATTCAGTTCAACTCACAA GTCCGGGGCTCTGAGAAATTAAAGGAAATAATGAAGAAGATTCTGCATCTTGGAAATACACTAAACCAGGGAACTGCAAGAG